The Pseudomonas asiatica genome has a segment encoding these proteins:
- a CDS encoding ammonium transporter yields the protein MKHLTLAVMLLALTTRAHAADPTLDTGNTAWMICAAMFVLMMCIPGLALFYGGMVRAKNFLSVFTQLFAVAGVIGILWVLFGYSLVVDTTGMVEGQLTVNSFIGGLDKALMLDIGHDSLVGSIPEGVFAVFQLTFAIITPALIAGGFAERMKFSASLLFMAAWFVLVYAPIAHMVWGGPGALMVNWGVLDFAGGTAVHINSGVAALAAALMLGKRKGYPQVAMPPHNLGFTLVGAGLLWVGWFGFNVGSGLAANQAAGVVMLATMVAACAGIVGWLLTEKVAHGRPTALGAASGALAGLVGITPACAFVGPLGALVIGLLTGAICFFAVTRLKQALGYDDSLDVFGLHGVGGMVGAILTGVFAAPSLGGYVEGASPVGQALVQLKGVAFTFVYCFVVSWAILGVIKLTIGLRASREEEEQGLDLAEHNERAYNL from the coding sequence ATGAAGCACCTCACCCTCGCTGTAATGTTGTTAGCCCTGACCACCCGGGCCCACGCCGCCGACCCCACCCTGGACACCGGCAACACCGCCTGGATGATCTGCGCCGCGATGTTCGTGCTGATGATGTGCATCCCGGGCCTGGCACTGTTCTACGGTGGCATGGTCCGGGCCAAGAACTTCCTCTCGGTATTCACCCAGCTGTTCGCCGTTGCCGGGGTGATCGGCATTCTCTGGGTGCTGTTCGGCTACAGCCTGGTGGTAGACACCACCGGCATGGTGGAGGGGCAGTTGACCGTCAACAGCTTCATCGGCGGGCTGGACAAGGCGCTGATGCTGGACATCGGCCATGACAGCCTGGTCGGTAGCATTCCCGAAGGCGTGTTCGCGGTGTTCCAGCTGACCTTCGCCATCATCACCCCGGCGCTGATTGCCGGTGGTTTTGCCGAGCGCATGAAGTTCAGTGCTTCGTTGCTGTTCATGGCCGCCTGGTTCGTGCTGGTGTACGCGCCGATCGCGCATATGGTCTGGGGCGGGCCGGGGGCGTTGATGGTCAACTGGGGCGTGCTGGACTTTGCCGGTGGTACCGCCGTGCATATCAACTCCGGTGTGGCAGCGCTGGCTGCGGCGTTGATGCTGGGCAAGCGCAAGGGCTATCCGCAGGTGGCCATGCCGCCGCACAACCTCGGTTTCACCCTGGTGGGCGCCGGGTTGCTGTGGGTGGGCTGGTTCGGCTTCAACGTCGGCTCGGGGCTGGCGGCCAACCAGGCGGCGGGGGTGGTGATGCTGGCGACCATGGTGGCGGCCTGTGCGGGGATTGTCGGCTGGTTGCTGACCGAGAAGGTGGCGCATGGTCGGCCGACGGCCTTGGGTGCGGCTTCAGGGGCTTTGGCAGGGTTGGTCGGGATTACCCCGGCCTGTGCATTTGTCGGGCCGCTGGGCGCGCTGGTGATCGGGTTGTTGACCGGGGCCATCTGTTTCTTTGCCGTGACCCGGTTGAAGCAGGCGCTGGGCTACGACGACAGCCTGGATGTGTTCGGCCTGCATGGCGTGGGCGGAATGGTCGGCGCGATCCTTACCGGGGTCTTTGCCGCGCCTTCGTTGGGCGGTTATGTGGAGGGTGCGTCACCGGTCGGGCAGGCATTGGTGCAGTTGAAGGGGGTGGCGTTCACCTTCGTGTATTGCTTTGTGGTGAGTTGGGCGATTCTGGGGGTGATCAAGCTGACCATCGGGCTGCGGGCCAGCCGGGAAGAGGAAGAACAGGGGCTGGACCTGGCTGAGCACAATGA
- a CDS encoding FMN-binding glutamate synthase family protein has product MSEQFPPVLRESATFDRLTIQEIQRAAETGIYDIRGGGTKRRVPHFDDLLLLGASVSRYPLEGYREKCGTDVLLGTRFAKKPIHLKIPVTIAGMSFGALSANAKEALGRGATIAGTSTTTGDGGMTPEERGQSQHLVYQYLPSRYGMNPDDLRKADAIEIVLGQGAKPGGGGMLLGMKVTERVAGMRTLPIGVDQRSACRHPDWTGPDDLAIKIAEIREITDWEKPIYVKIGASRPYYDVKLAVKAGADVIVLDGMQGGTAATQEVFIEHVGIPILPAIPQAVQALQEMGMHRKVQLIVSGGIRNGADVAKAMALGADAVAIGTAALIALGDNHPRLDAELKKIGSAAGFYDDWQNGRDPAGITTQDPELARRLNPEEAGRRLANYLRVLVMEAQTMARACGKSHLHNLDPEDLVALTVEAAAMARVPLAGTAWVPGQAQY; this is encoded by the coding sequence ATGAGCGAGCAATTCCCCCCGGTACTGCGTGAGTCGGCCACCTTCGACCGCCTGACCATCCAGGAAATCCAGCGTGCCGCCGAAACCGGCATCTACGACATCCGTGGCGGCGGCACCAAGCGCCGCGTACCGCACTTCGACGACCTGCTGCTGCTCGGCGCCAGCGTGTCGCGCTACCCGCTGGAAGGCTACCGCGAGAAATGCGGCACCGATGTGCTGCTGGGCACCCGCTTCGCCAAGAAGCCGATCCACCTGAAGATCCCGGTGACCATCGCCGGCATGAGTTTCGGCGCGCTGTCGGCCAACGCCAAAGAGGCGCTGGGCCGTGGTGCGACCATCGCCGGCACCAGCACTACCACGGGCGACGGCGGCATGACCCCGGAGGAACGCGGCCAGTCGCAACACCTGGTGTACCAGTACCTGCCGTCGCGCTATGGCATGAACCCCGACGACCTGCGCAAGGCCGATGCCATCGAGATCGTCCTCGGCCAGGGTGCCAAGCCGGGCGGTGGCGGCATGCTGCTGGGCATGAAGGTGACCGAGCGCGTGGCCGGCATGCGCACCTTGCCGATCGGCGTCGACCAGCGCAGCGCCTGCCGCCACCCGGACTGGACCGGCCCGGATGACCTTGCGATCAAGATTGCCGAGATCCGGGAGATCACCGACTGGGAAAAACCCATCTACGTGAAGATCGGCGCCAGCCGCCCGTACTACGACGTAAAGCTGGCGGTGAAGGCCGGTGCCGATGTGATCGTGCTCGACGGCATGCAGGGCGGTACTGCCGCGACTCAGGAAGTGTTCATCGAACACGTTGGCATTCCGATCCTGCCGGCCATTCCGCAGGCAGTGCAGGCGCTGCAGGAAATGGGCATGCACCGCAAGGTGCAGCTGATCGTCTCCGGTGGTATTCGCAATGGTGCCGACGTTGCCAAGGCCATGGCCCTCGGGGCTGATGCGGTGGCCATTGGCACTGCGGCGCTGATCGCGCTGGGTGACAACCACCCGCGGCTGGATGCCGAACTGAAGAAGATCGGCTCGGCGGCCGGTTTCTATGACGACTGGCAGAACGGCCGCGACCCGGCCGGCATTACCACCCAGGACCCGGAACTGGCCAGGCGCCTGAACCCGGAGGAGGCCGGGCGCCGTCTGGCCAACTACCTGCGGGTGCTGGTGATGGAGGCGCAGACCATGGCGCGGGCGTGTGGCAAGTCGCACTTGCACAACCTCGACCCGGAGGACCTGGTGGCGTTGACCGTGGAGGCTGCGGCGATGGCGCGAGTGCCGTTGGCGGGGACCGCCTGGGTGCCGGGGCAGGCGCAGTATTGA
- a CDS encoding protein glxC — protein MKTIDLSSTSVRVLNQSLHGEVQDHEWRVTHPDGKHNLAVGINAAVAVDIEGHAGYYCAGMNQQASVTVHGNVGVGVAENMMSGSVRVKGSASQAAGATAHGGLLVIEGDAGARCGISMKGVDIVVGGSIGHMSCFMGQAGRLVVCGDAGDALGDSLYEVRIYVKGAVQSLGSDCIEKEMRAEHLQELQELLNKAGLHHKAADFKRYGSARQLYNFKVDNASAY, from the coding sequence ATGAAGACGATCGACCTTTCCAGCACCTCGGTGCGTGTCCTCAACCAGTCCTTGCACGGTGAGGTGCAGGACCACGAATGGCGGGTGACCCACCCCGACGGCAAGCACAACCTGGCCGTGGGCATCAACGCCGCCGTGGCCGTGGATATCGAAGGCCACGCCGGCTACTACTGCGCCGGCATGAACCAGCAGGCCAGCGTCACCGTGCATGGCAACGTCGGTGTCGGCGTGGCCGAAAACATGATGTCCGGCTCGGTGCGGGTCAAGGGCAGTGCCTCCCAGGCCGCCGGCGCCACCGCCCATGGCGGGCTGCTGGTGATCGAGGGCGACGCCGGCGCGCGTTGCGGTATTTCCATGAAGGGCGTGGATATCGTCGTCGGCGGCAGCATCGGCCACATGAGCTGCTTCATGGGCCAGGCCGGGCGTTTGGTGGTGTGTGGCGATGCCGGCGATGCGCTGGGCGATTCGCTGTACGAGGTGCGCATCTACGTCAAGGGTGCGGTGCAGTCGCTGGGCTCGGACTGCATCGAGAAAGAGATGCGCGCCGAGCACCTGCAAGAGCTGCAGGAACTGCTGAACAAGGCCGGCCTGCACCACAAGGCTGCCGATTTCAAACGCTACGGCTCGGCTCGCCAGCTGTACAACTTCAAAGTCGACAACGCCAGCGCGTACTGA
- a CDS encoding class II glutamine amidotransferase, whose product MCGIVGLYLKKTELEAQLGKLFEPMLEAMTDRGPDSAGFAIYGDEVADGWVKLTLQATDINYPWAALMGQLEGRLGCSLDWFQNASAAVLKVHTREASARQALSELAPEVRIMSAGQSIEILKGMGLPAEISSRFGLAGMKGSHIIGHTRMATESAVTMEGSHPFSTGADLCLVHNGSLSNHFRLRQELKREGISFETDNDTEVAAGYLTWRLQQGDSLAQALDGALEDLDGFFTFAIGTRNGFAVIRDPIACKPAVLAETDDYVAMASEYQALASLPGIENAKVWEPAPATLYVWERESA is encoded by the coding sequence ATGTGTGGAATCGTAGGTCTGTACCTGAAAAAAACCGAGCTGGAAGCCCAGCTCGGCAAGCTCTTCGAACCCATGCTCGAAGCCATGACCGACCGTGGCCCGGACAGCGCCGGCTTTGCCATCTACGGCGACGAAGTGGCCGATGGCTGGGTCAAGCTGACCCTGCAGGCCACTGACATCAACTACCCCTGGGCGGCGCTGATGGGCCAGCTGGAAGGGCGCCTGGGCTGCTCGCTGGACTGGTTCCAGAACGCCAGCGCCGCCGTGCTCAAGGTGCACACCCGCGAGGCATCGGCCCGTCAGGCTTTGAGCGAACTGGCCCCTGAAGTGCGCATCATGAGCGCCGGGCAGAGCATCGAGATCCTCAAGGGCATGGGCCTGCCGGCGGAAATCTCCAGCCGCTTCGGCCTGGCCGGCATGAAAGGCAGCCACATCATCGGCCATACCCGCATGGCCACCGAAAGCGCCGTGACCATGGAAGGCAGCCACCCGTTCTCCACCGGCGCCGACCTGTGCCTGGTGCACAACGGTTCGCTGTCCAACCACTTCCGCCTGCGCCAGGAGCTCAAGCGCGAAGGCATCAGCTTCGAGACCGACAACGACACCGAAGTGGCCGCCGGCTACCTGACCTGGCGCCTGCAGCAGGGCGACAGCCTGGCCCAGGCCCTGGATGGCGCCCTGGAAGACCTGGACGGCTTCTTCACCTTCGCCATCGGCACCCGCAACGGCTTTGCCGTGATCCGCGACCCGATCGCCTGCAAGCCCGCCGTGCTGGCCGAGACCGACGACTACGTGGCCATGGCCTCGGAGTACCAGGCGCTGGCCAGCCTGCCGGGCATCGAGAACGCCAAGGTCTGGGAACCGGCCCCGGCCACCCTGTACGTCTGGGAACGCGAAAGCGCCTGA